One genomic segment of Coffea arabica cultivar ET-39 chromosome 6e, Coffea Arabica ET-39 HiFi, whole genome shotgun sequence includes these proteins:
- the LOC113694772 gene encoding lipid phosphate phosphatase delta produces MESISGWQVRLLGGIASWVVFSSMLNVTGKIRSLTQPWVSHQVISGTPISLKIQKYQHGFLDGLFTALSCVVSVPFYTAFLPLLFWSGHCKLARQMTLLMAFCDYIGNCIKDVVAAPRPSSPPVRRVTATEDEKENAMEYGLPSSHTLNTVCLSGYLLHYVLSYAEISDICTQLVGLATICLVVGLIGLGRIYLGMHSLIDVIGGLIIGMGVLAIWLSIHEYIDAFVVSEQNVSTFWTVLSLLLLFAYPTPEFATPSFEYHTAFNGVALGIVIGIQQTYHHFHHEDVPRLFTSDLAILAFLGRALVGIPTILLVKFCSKALAKWILPIVANILGIPVKSTSYIPTLSVSAMSKKSDGTRQAGYLQKLFFFSHQETFDVDTGIRLLQYTGLAWSVVDLVPYVFFRLGL; encoded by the exons ATGGAAAGCATAAGTGGATGGCAAGTTCGTTTGTTAGGTGGAATTGCTTCATGGGTCGTTTTTTCTTCAATGCTAAACGTGACCGGCAAAATTAGATCTTTGACTCAACCTTGGGTTTCTCATCAAGTCATCTCCGGCACTCCCATTAGTCTCAAGATCCAG AAATATCAGCATGGATTTTTGGATGGTTTGTTTACTGCGCTATCTTGTGTTGTTTCTGTGCCTTTCTACACTGCTTTTCTTCCCTTGCTTTTCTGG AGTGGGCATTGCAAATTGGCTAGGCAGATGACTCTTTTGATGGCCTTCTGTGATTATATAGGGAATTGTATAAAG GATGTCGTTGCAGCTCCTAGGCCCAGTTCACCACCTGTAAGGAGAGTAACTGCCACAGAGGATGAGAAAGAAAATGCTATGGAATATGGATTGCCTTCTTCACATACTCTTAACACTGTCTGCTTGTCTGG GTATCTTTTGCACTATGTCTTATCCTATGCTGAAATTAGTGATATCTGCACACAATTAGTTGGATTAGCCACCATCTGCTTGGTTGTTGGTCTCATTGGTCTGG GAAGGATTTACCTTGGCATGCACAGCTTGATCGATGTCATTGGTGGTCTAATAATTGGCATGGGAGTCCTGGCAATATGGTTATCCATTCATGAATATATAGATGCTTTTGTAGTTTCAGAACAGAATG TTTCAACCTTCTGGACTGTCCTTAGCTTGTTGTTGCTGTTTGCTTACCCAACACCAGAGTTTGCAACTCCAAGTTTTGAGTATCACACAGCCTTCAATGGTGTTGCACTCGGAATA GTAATCGGGATCCAGCAGACTTATCATCATTTTCACCACGAAGATGTTCCACGCCTCTTTACATCTGATTTAGCTATTCTAGCATTTCTGGGTAGAGCTTTGGTTGGAATTCCCACTATACTGCTTGTAAAGTTTTGCAGTAAGGCTCTTGCCAAGTGGATTCTTCCCATAGTGGCTAATATCTTGGGCATCCCAGTTAAATCGACAAGCTACATCCCAACACTAAGTGTTTCTGCCATGAGTAAAAAGTCAGATGGGACAAGACAAGCAGGTTATCTACAGAAATTGTTCTTTTTCTCCCACCAGGAGACATTTGATGTTGACACTGGTATAAGGCTTCTTCAATATACTGGCCTTGCATGGTCTGTGGTGGATCTTGTTCCATATGTTTTCTTCCGTCTTGGCTTGTGA